One genomic segment of Phalacrocorax carbo chromosome Z, bPhaCar2.1, whole genome shotgun sequence includes these proteins:
- the TPGS2 gene encoding tubulin polyglutamylase complex subunit 2 isoform X3 yields MGASYHMYLICWRNFICKNSCVLPEDLKNFYLMTDGFQMTWSVKTDDTPMPLGSMVINSVSKLCRLGGSSMYTLPNAPTLADLEDDTDEEGNGDKPEKPHFDSRSLIFELDPCNGNGKVCLVYKHAKPVVSPDTEIWFLDRALYWHFLTKTFTAYYRLLITHLGLPQWQYAFTSYGVSPQAKQWFNMYKPITINTALLSEEADSFVNKLDPNKVFKSKNKTPVIKKKLPSQPAGSQKSHTSMTSSKTSSLGGNSSRK; encoded by the exons AAAAACTCCTGCGTATTGCCAGAGGATTTAAAGAACTTCTATCTAATGACCGATGGCTTCCAGATGACCTGGAGTGTGAAGACCGATG ATACCCCAATGCCTCTGGGCTCCATGGTGATTAACAGTGTCTCAAAGCTATGTCGGCTTGGGGGCTCCTCTATGTACACTCTGCCTAATGCACCCACTCTTGCTGACCTGGAAGATGACACAGACGAGGAAG gtaaTGGAGACAAACCAGAGAAGCCCCACTTTGATTCTCGTAGTCTTATCTTTGAATTAGACCCCTGCAATGGGAATGGGAAAGTTTGTCTTGTTTATAAGCATGCTAAACCAG tTGTCTCGCCAGACACAGAGATATGGTTCCTGGACAGAGCTCTGTATTGGCATTTCCTCACCAAAACCTTCACAGCGTACTACCGCCTGCTCATTACCCACCTGGGTCTCCCACAGTGGCAGTATGCCTTCACCAGCTATGGGGTTAGCCCCCAGGCCAAG CAATGGTTTAATATGTATAAACCCATAACCATCAACACAGCTCTCCTCTCTGAAGAAGCTGATTCCTTTGTGAACAAGCTGGACCCCAacaaggtatttaaaagcaagaacaaaactCCAGTGATCAAGAAGAAACTACCCTCCCAGCCAGCAGGCTCCCAAAAGAGCCACACGAGCATGACCTCCTCCAAGACATCCTCACTAGGTGGGAATTCTTCAAGGAAGTGA
- the TPGS2 gene encoding tubulin polyglutamylase complex subunit 2 isoform X5 encodes MGAKKLLRIARGFKELLSNDRWLPDDLECEDRCLIADTPMPLGSMVINSVSKLCRLGGSSMYTLPNAPTLADLEDDTDEEGNGDKPEKPHFDSRSLIFELDPCNGNGKVCLVYKHAKPVVSPDTEIWFLDRALYWHFLTKTFTAYYRLLITHLGLPQWQYAFTSYGVSPQAKQWFNMYKPITINTALLSEEADSFVNKLDPNKVFKSKNKTPVIKKKLPSQPAGSQKSHTSMTSSKTSSLGGNSSRK; translated from the exons AAAAACTCCTGCGTATTGCCAGAGGATTTAAAGAACTTCTATCTAATGACCGATGGCTTCCAGATGACCTGGAGTGTGAAGACCGATG TCTTATTGCAGATACCCCAATGCCTCTGGGCTCCATGGTGATTAACAGTGTCTCAAAGCTATGTCGGCTTGGGGGCTCCTCTATGTACACTCTGCCTAATGCACCCACTCTTGCTGACCTGGAAGATGACACAGACGAGGAAG gtaaTGGAGACAAACCAGAGAAGCCCCACTTTGATTCTCGTAGTCTTATCTTTGAATTAGACCCCTGCAATGGGAATGGGAAAGTTTGTCTTGTTTATAAGCATGCTAAACCAG tTGTCTCGCCAGACACAGAGATATGGTTCCTGGACAGAGCTCTGTATTGGCATTTCCTCACCAAAACCTTCACAGCGTACTACCGCCTGCTCATTACCCACCTGGGTCTCCCACAGTGGCAGTATGCCTTCACCAGCTATGGGGTTAGCCCCCAGGCCAAG CAATGGTTTAATATGTATAAACCCATAACCATCAACACAGCTCTCCTCTCTGAAGAAGCTGATTCCTTTGTGAACAAGCTGGACCCCAacaaggtatttaaaagcaagaacaaaactCCAGTGATCAAGAAGAAACTACCCTCCCAGCCAGCAGGCTCCCAAAAGAGCCACACGAGCATGACCTCCTCCAAGACATCCTCACTAGGTGGGAATTCTTCAAGGAAGTGA
- the TPGS2 gene encoding tubulin polyglutamylase complex subunit 2 isoform X2 — protein sequence MGASYHMYLICWRNFICVEKLLRIARGFKELLSNDRWLPDDLECEDRCLIADTPMPLGSMVINSVSKLCRLGGSSMYTLPNAPTLADLEDDTDEEGNGDKPEKPHFDSRSLIFELDPCNGNGKVCLVYKHAKPVVSPDTEIWFLDRALYWHFLTKTFTAYYRLLITHLGLPQWQYAFTSYGVSPQAKQWFNMYKPITINTALLSEEADSFVNKLDPNKVFKSKNKTPVIKKKLPSQPAGSQKSHTSMTSSKTSSLGGNSSRK from the exons AAAAACTCCTGCGTATTGCCAGAGGATTTAAAGAACTTCTATCTAATGACCGATGGCTTCCAGATGACCTGGAGTGTGAAGACCGATG TCTTATTGCAGATACCCCAATGCCTCTGGGCTCCATGGTGATTAACAGTGTCTCAAAGCTATGTCGGCTTGGGGGCTCCTCTATGTACACTCTGCCTAATGCACCCACTCTTGCTGACCTGGAAGATGACACAGACGAGGAAG gtaaTGGAGACAAACCAGAGAAGCCCCACTTTGATTCTCGTAGTCTTATCTTTGAATTAGACCCCTGCAATGGGAATGGGAAAGTTTGTCTTGTTTATAAGCATGCTAAACCAG tTGTCTCGCCAGACACAGAGATATGGTTCCTGGACAGAGCTCTGTATTGGCATTTCCTCACCAAAACCTTCACAGCGTACTACCGCCTGCTCATTACCCACCTGGGTCTCCCACAGTGGCAGTATGCCTTCACCAGCTATGGGGTTAGCCCCCAGGCCAAG CAATGGTTTAATATGTATAAACCCATAACCATCAACACAGCTCTCCTCTCTGAAGAAGCTGATTCCTTTGTGAACAAGCTGGACCCCAacaaggtatttaaaagcaagaacaaaactCCAGTGATCAAGAAGAAACTACCCTCCCAGCCAGCAGGCTCCCAAAAGAGCCACACGAGCATGACCTCCTCCAAGACATCCTCACTAGGTGGGAATTCTTCAAGGAAGTGA
- the LOC104046983 gene encoding aquaporin-7, translated as MLEKIQKALRIRSSTVRELLAEALGMFILMVFGLSSVAQVVLGRGDFGQHLSVNLGFGIGVTLGIHAAGGISGAHLNAAITLTHCILGNLPWRKLPAYLIGQFLGSFAAAATVFGLYYDALYDYTKGNFTVTGPTATASIFATYPAPYVSLVGGFFTEFTATVMLLLGILIIHDEKNNGALKGTQALLTGILVLGIGLGMGMNTGYAINPSRDLPPRLFTAIAGWGTDVFTAGHHWWWVPLTAPILGSLAGVLIYKLLIDFHNQPVLESRNEKGQPVVETSTL; from the exons agCACTGGGGATGTTCATCCTCATG GTCTTTGGCTTGTCTTCTGTGGCACAAGTGGTATTAGGAAGAGGAGACTTCGGGCAGCATCTGAGCGTCAATCTGGGATTTGGCATTGGTGTTACCTTGGGCATCCACGCGGCTGGAGGAATCTCTG GAGCTCATCTGAATGCTGCCATCACCCTCACACACTGCATTTTAGGAAACCTCCCCTGGAGAAAGCTCCCAGCTTATCTGATCGGCCAGTTCCTGGGctcctttgcagcagcagccactgtcTTCGGCCTTTACTATG ATGCTCTGTATGACTACACCAAGGGGAACTTTACAGTGACAGGACCCACAGCCACGGCATCAATCTTCGCCACTTACCCTGCTCCCTATGTATCCTTGGTGGGGGGCTTCTTCACAGAG TTTACAGCAACAGTGATGCTGCTTCTGGGCATTCTGATTATCCACGATGAGAAAAACAATGGAGCCCTGAAAGGCACGCAGGCCCTGCTCACGGGTATCCTGGTCCTGGGCATTggcctggggatggggatgaaCACAGGCTATGCCATAAACCCCTCTCGGGACCTGCCCCCCAGGCTCTTCACGGCAATTGCTGGCTGGGGAACGGACGTCTTTAC gGCTGGACATCACTGGTGGTGGGTCCCACTCACAGCTCCGATTCTGGGAAGTCTTGCTGGTGTTTTAATCTACAAACTCTTAATTGATTTTCACAACCAACCTGtcctggaaagcagaaatgaaaaagggCAGCCAGTGGTGGAGACCTCTACGCTGTGA